The genomic interval TACAATAATACTTAAAAGGAAACAACATATATAACCTCAACCCTGATCATATCGTGTAGCATTTAAAATATTATGAcataatgtttaagttttcggttCATTCACCAATAAATCATCAATATCTTCGTTCCAATCAAtgctatatttaagttttaaatgttttctgAACTCCGCAACACTGCTGTTGATCTTCGACTGTAAACTGGAATCAAATAACTCGACAATGCTGGAAATTTTCGACCACTTGCGTCGGGGACGATGGAAATGCCCCTCTCCGTTTCTGACGGCGCATGTGACGTCGGCATCTGTGACGTCAACGTCAATGAACCCCAGCAGCCGACGGAGCTCCCCTTTAACGTTGGCACGTAGACGTGAATAGAGTAGCGGATATACAGGACCGGAAAAGTTTCGAAGCCAGTATTCGTTCATGTCATTCCACCATTCGAAGAGTTTTGGTTGACCGTAACGCCAAcctaaaatgtaaaataaatcaaagcatcaTTGAAATAATGAATGTGCTTATAAGTACAAAAAATGTGACCAAACTTATTTATTGTTCAAGTTATTATAGTATCATAGAGAAATCATTCTTTCAACAATAACAGAGACAACACTTAGAGCAAAACTTCAGGTGTCATAATAAAAGGCATTAGAACTTCTGtcgaataaataaaacaaattcaagacAGTATTTTCAACAGCGCATTTCATAAAAATATGCTTATTTCCACATTATTTTTTACAACGAAATGAAAACGATATGACAagttatgttttaacaaaataacacttaACAGTTGTATCACATTTAATGAATTTACTTACGGCTTTTGGGTTTCAAGAAATCTTCTTCGGGGACAACTTCTAAATGCTTATAGTAGATGTTAGCCACGATGAATTCATACGGATTGCGAATAAGAAAGACGGCGCGGTCAAAAGGCAGAATGTTCTCTGGCGGTCGGTCTACATATGTCCTCTCGAATTTAGGGTCAGGTTGGTGCACTTTTACCAGCATGATGCGTTTCCGGTTGGTTTGTTCACACTCGAACGGATATCCGGCTTCTAAAATGTCCTTATCGCAGTAAATGGCGCTTGTTCCGTAACCTGCCGAAAACACGTTCACATAAACTCGTAGGTACACAGTTTAGGAAAGAAAATTTACTGGTACTTacttataatgaaataatactgaATTAGTGTGGCACAATCTTCGAGGTTGTTATGACAAAACATCGGGGAAATAAAGTGTCATTGCCAGAATAACAAGTACCGGTAGCATTGTGAACCCAGCATTTAGAACAAAATACAGCATCAAACATGTATTGACATTGACCAAATTGTATTGACCTTGACGAAACTGGTTTCTCGTGTAACAATATgaatgtttataaacaataatgttttttaagAATTTACTATTTGAACAAGCGTGAGCATATACGCTAAGAAGCAAAATTTGAAATTGTACAGAGAGCAATAAGTCCTGTGATATTTAAGTGTTCAAAAAATGCAAGAATGTC from Dreissena polymorpha isolate Duluth1 chromosome 1, UMN_Dpol_1.0, whole genome shotgun sequence carries:
- the LOC127859445 gene encoding WSCD family member AAEL009094-like; amino-acid sequence: MWIALSFATPHGFVVYSGENLTEYELYIMPRRRRLLRLILVMAAAVVVVTWLHTRHVLFPTPTGNYFGDQLAQRIQGIPHRELTSLFQAGNHNERLSSNLNCREREAKDIRLTPRDVPFTALASVWRSGNTWVRHLVQQATGYGTSAIYCDKDILEAGYPFECEQTNRKRIMLVKVHQPDPKFERTYVDRPPENILPFDRAVFLIRNPYEFIVANIYYKHLEVVPEEDFLKPKSRWRYGQPKLFEWWNDMNEYWLRNFSGPVYPLLYSRLRANVKGELRRLLGFIDVDVTDADVTCAVRNGEGHFHRPRRKWSKISSIVELFDSSLQSKINSSVAEFRKHLKLKYSIDWNEDIDDLLVNEPKT